DNA sequence from the Lysinibacillus sp. OF-1 genome:
TTAAATGAAAGACAGGGTAATGTCGTTGCTCGTTTTGGCTTAAAGTTATTGTACGGAGCCACACTTGTCAGTATCCTAACAGCTATTATTGTTGGATTGATTATTTAAACATCATCATTTGAGCTGCACTCCGATAGTTATGGAGTGTAGTTTTTTAAATTATCCACTATAAACTCTTCACGAAAAATAAAAAATGTACATCACTAAAATTTCATTTAGTAATGTACATTTTTATTATTTAGATCATTTTATTTAACGACAATATTGACAAGTTTGCTTGGAATAACGATAATTTTCACTAGGTTTTTTCCTGCCATATATTCTTGTACTTTTTCATCAGCAAGCGCTACTTTTTCGATATCCTCTTTTGAAGCATCTTTCGCTACGACGATTTTTGCACGGACTTTACCAGCCACTTGCACGGCAATCTCCACTTCATCATCCACAAGCTTCGTTTCATCGTATGTTGGCCATTGCTCGTAAGAAAGTGTTGAATCGTGGCCTAATAGCTGCCATAGCTCTTCTGCAATATGCGGCGCGATTGGTGCTAGCATTTTAACAAAGCCTTCCGCATACTCTGCTGGAATAACGTCAGCTTTATAGCAATCATTGATAAATACCATCATCTGTGAAATAGCTGTGTTAAAGCGGATACCTTCGTAATCCTCTGTCACTTTTTTCACTGTTTGGTGGTATGCTTTTTCAAGTGTTTGATCGTTAGACACTTGAATTTTTGATGAAATGGCACCATCTTCTTCATTAACAAATAGACGCCAAATACGATCTAAGAAACGACGTGCCCCATCTAAACCATTTGTTGACCATGCAACAGATGCCTCTAATGGTCCCATGAACATTTCATACAAACGTAATGTATCGGCACCATGTGATGAAATGATTTCATCTGGGTTTACAACATTACCTTTCGATTTAGACATTTTTTCATTACCTTCACCAAGAATCATACCTTGGTTAAATAATTTATGGAATGGCTCTTTCGTGTGAACAACACCTAGATCATAAAGAACTTTATGCCAGAAGCGAGCGTAAAGTAAGTGCAGTACTGCATGCTCCGCTCCTCCAATATAAATATCTACTGGTAACCAACGTTTTAGTAACTCTGGATCTGCAATCGCCTCTGTATTTGTAGGGTCGATATAGCGTAAGAAGTACCAGCTAGACCCAGCCCACTGTGGCATTGTATTTGTTTCACGGCGACCCTTTTTGCCTGTCTCTGGATCTACAACATTCACCCATTCAGCGATATTAGCTAATGGTGATTCACCAGTACCCGATGGACGGATATTATCTGTTTTTGGAAGCACTAATGGTAATTCTGATTCTGGAACAGGTGTGATCGTGCCATCTTCCCAATGAATCATTGGAATTGGTTCACCCCAGTAACGCTGACGTGAGAATAGCCAATCACGTAGTCGATAAGAAATTTTCTTCTCTCCAACGCCTTTTTGCTCTAACCATTCAATTGCTTTCGCAATGCCATCTTCTTTATTTAAACCATTAAGGAATTCAGAATTAATATGTTGACCATCACCTGTAAATGCTTCTTTGCTAATGTCCCCACCCTCAAGTACAGGAACGATGTCTAAACCAAATGCAGTCGCAAATTCATAGTCACGTTCATCATGTGCTGGCACCGCCATAATAGCACCTGTACCGTAAGACACTAACACATAGTCAGCAATCCAAATCGGCGCTTTTTTCCCGTTAATCGGATTCACGGCATAAGCACCTGTGAATACGCCTGTTTTTTCTTTTGCTAAATCTGTGCGCTCAAGATCCGATTTCATTTTCACTTTCTCTAAATATGCCTCAACAGCTTGACGTTGCTCAGCTGTCGTTATTTGTTCTACCAATTTATGTTCAGGCGCAAGTACACAATATGTAGCACCAAATAATGTATCTGGACGTGTTGTGAAGACCGTGAAGTTTTGATCTGAACCATCAATAGCAAATGTTACTTCTGCCCCTTCTGAACGACCAATCCAGTTGCGCTGCATATCTTTAATAGATTCTGGCCAATCAACTTCTTCTAGGTCATCGATTAAACGATCAGCATATGCAGTAATTTTAAGCATCCATTGTTTCATTGGTCGACGTTCTACTGGATGCCCACCACGCTCTGATTTTCCATCAATTACTTCTTCGTTAGCCAATACCGTACCAAGCGCTGGACACCAGTTAACAGCTACTTCATCCACATAGGCTAAACCTTTTTTATAAAGCTGGATAAAAATCCATTGTGTCCATTTATAATACTCTGGATCCGTCGTGTTAATTTCGCGATCCCAATCATAACTGAATCCTAGCTCTTGAATTTGGCGTTTAAAAGTTGCAATATTTTTAGCTGTAAATTCTGCTGGGTCATTTCCTGTATCGAGTGCATATTGCTCAGCTGGTAAACCAAAAGCATCCCAGCCCATTGGATGTAATACATTGTAGCCTTGCATACGTTTAAAGCGTGATAAAATATCTGTCGCTGTATATCCTTCTGGATGTCCTACATGCAGTCCAGCGCCAGATGGATATGGAAACATATCTAATGCAAAAAATTTAGGCTTCGCTGTTTCATTTTCAGTTTTGAATGTTTTGTTATTAGCCCAATATTGCTGCCACTTTTTTTCAATTTGTAGATGATTAAAACTCATTCTTTTTCCTCCTTCGATTGAATCATGTTGCTCTTCATCATAATTGACAAAATATTTAAAAAATAAAAAAACTCGTCCCTTTCTTTATAGAAGGGACGAGAGAATTTGTACTCCCGCGGTACCACCCAAATTAGTGATTACACTCGGCTCAAGCTTCCTTAACGCGGAAGAAACGACACACGCTGTTTCACGCGGGCAGACTCAGAAGGCGAGTTCAACTTGCTTTCTTACTAGCTCCCACCAGCCGCTAGCTCTCTAAAAAGAACGACAAATTTACTATTCCTCATCACAGTCTTTACATGATATTGCATTTATTCTAATGGAAAGTATTGAAAAGCACAAGCCTTTGTTTACAGACTAACCCATTACTGAAGAATTAATTCCTCTTCTTCCTTAGATTTTGATAAATCCTTACATTCATGAAAAGCAAAATGCTGGCATCCGATGCATTTCTTTGTGTCCAAATAGCCGAGAGCCTTAGTAATCGCTTCTCCAGTATGCTGATAAAAATGATGCGCTCCAATCTTATCGTAAATACCATTGTGCTGAAGAGCTATTTTTAAATCACCTTGCACACCTGTTACCAGAATTTTACCACCCTGTGCTGTAAAGTTTTCAATGATATTGCTAAAATATGCTTCACCAGTGGAATCCATAAAGGGCACTTTCCCCATTCGCAATATCAAAACTCTTGGTTGCTGATGCAAAGTGCTTTCAATTTTTTGTTCAAACATTTGAGCAGCTCCAAAGAACAATGGTCCTTCAATTGTATACATGTTAATTTGCGGACAATCATGCTGCTGGTGAACCACATGGGGCTGTACCTTCCCACTTTTGTTTGAATGGTCTGGGAGTACCTTTGTCACAACAAGCTTTTCACTCATGCGTTTTGCAAATAATAGCACAGCTAATACAAGCCCTACTTCCACTGCTAATGTGAGACTTGTAAACACCGTTAATAAAAAGGTAATCAATAACACTAGCGAGTCACCCGATTTTAATTTCACAATATGTGAGAAATGGTGTCGTTCGCTCATATTCCAGGCTACAACCATCAATACAGGAGCCATACTTGCTAATGGAATATGAGACGCATATGGTGCTAATAGCAATAATGTAACTAAAACAAATACTCCGTGTATGATACCTGACATAGGCGATACT
Encoded proteins:
- the leuS gene encoding leucine--tRNA ligase; this translates as MSFNHLQIEKKWQQYWANNKTFKTENETAKPKFFALDMFPYPSGAGLHVGHPEGYTATDILSRFKRMQGYNVLHPMGWDAFGLPAEQYALDTGNDPAEFTAKNIATFKRQIQELGFSYDWDREINTTDPEYYKWTQWIFIQLYKKGLAYVDEVAVNWCPALGTVLANEEVIDGKSERGGHPVERRPMKQWMLKITAYADRLIDDLEEVDWPESIKDMQRNWIGRSEGAEVTFAIDGSDQNFTVFTTRPDTLFGATYCVLAPEHKLVEQITTAEQRQAVEAYLEKVKMKSDLERTDLAKEKTGVFTGAYAVNPINGKKAPIWIADYVLVSYGTGAIMAVPAHDERDYEFATAFGLDIVPVLEGGDISKEAFTGDGQHINSEFLNGLNKEDGIAKAIEWLEQKGVGEKKISYRLRDWLFSRQRYWGEPIPMIHWEDGTITPVPESELPLVLPKTDNIRPSGTGESPLANIAEWVNVVDPETGKKGRRETNTMPQWAGSSWYFLRYIDPTNTEAIADPELLKRWLPVDIYIGGAEHAVLHLLYARFWHKVLYDLGVVHTKEPFHKLFNQGMILGEGNEKMSKSKGNVVNPDEIISSHGADTLRLYEMFMGPLEASVAWSTNGLDGARRFLDRIWRLFVNEEDGAISSKIQVSNDQTLEKAYHQTVKKVTEDYEGIRFNTAISQMMVFINDCYKADVIPAEYAEGFVKMLAPIAPHIAEELWQLLGHDSTLSYEQWPTYDETKLVDDEVEIAVQVAGKVRAKIVVAKDASKEDIEKVALADEKVQEYMAGKNLVKIIVIPSKLVNIVVK